In a single window of the Papaver somniferum cultivar HN1 chromosome 8, ASM357369v1, whole genome shotgun sequence genome:
- the LOC113301752 gene encoding putative poly [ADP-ribose] polymerase 3, whose amino-acid sequence MQLIVVPENRLHLYFKKGQVRDDDKAEERVEEKENVDDAVREFAQLFNEVTGNEWESEKKIQKKHTKFYLVYMGDGVDVQHGGLGLRQFYLTGVH is encoded by the exons ATGCAACTCATTGTGGTGCCTGAAAACCGGTTACATCTGTACTTCAAGAAGGGGCAAGTGAGAGATGATGACAAAGCTGAAGAGAGGGTCGAGGAGAAGGAGAATGTTGATGATGCAGTCAGGGAATTTGCGCAGCTGTTTAACGAAGTTACAGGAAACGAATGGGAGAGCGAGAAAAAAATCCAGAAGAAGCATACAAAGTTCTATCTTGTATACATG GGTGATGGTGTCGATGTTCAACACGGTGGTCTGGGTCTCAGACAGTTTTATCTTACAG GTGTGCACTAA